One Nerophis ophidion isolate RoL-2023_Sa linkage group LG06, RoL_Noph_v1.0, whole genome shotgun sequence genomic region harbors:
- the cd63 gene encoding CD63 antigen, whose translation MSLEGGMKCVKYMLFFFNFIFWLCGLALIVVGVLVQMSLHSTLMISDASASGAPIVIIAVGVVIFFVAFFGCCGAWKESYCMVTMFAILLSLVIIVQIAAAIAGYIFRNKVSDVVQDSLADMISRYSNSSAEFKASVDAMQEDLKCCGMNNSSDWRNFRLDENSVPDSCCLNVSTNCGFGAMTDSAKVYQEGCRTAVEDLLRKNIQWVIIAALVLAFVEIMGVVFACVLMRGIRSGYEVM comes from the exons CTATGTGGCCTTGCGTTGATCGTAGTGGGGGTCCTGGTCCAAATGTCCCTGCACAGCACCCTTATGATCAGTGATGCGTCTGCTTCAGGAGCTCCCATCGTCATCATCGCAGTCGGTGTGGTCATATTCTTTGTTGCTTTCTTTGGCTGCTGTGGCGCCTGGAAGGAGAGCTACTGCATGGTTACCATG TTTGCCATCCTTCTCTCACTAGTCATCATCGTTCAGATTGCTGCGGCCATCGCTGGTTACATCTTCAGAAACAAA GTCTCAGATGTCGTCCAGGATAGTTTGGCGGACATGATTTCCAGGTACAGCAACAGCTCAGCTGAATTCAAAGCGAGCGTGGATGCAATGCAGGAGGAT TTGAAATGCTGTGGCATGAACAACTCCTCCGACTGGAGAAACTTCCGACTCGATGAGAACTCCGTGCCTGACTCATGCTGCTTGAATGTCTCTACCAATTGTGGATTTGGGGCTATGACTGATTCTGCCAAAGTGTACCAAGAG GGTTGTCGCACTGCAGTCGAGGATTTACTGAGGAAAAATATCCAGTGGGTGATAATTGCAGCTCTCGTTCTTGCTTTTGTGGAG ATCATGGGAGTTGTGTTTGCCTGCGTGCTGATGAGAGGCATCCGTAGCGGCTACGAGGTCATGTGA
- the letmd1 gene encoding LETM1 domain-containing protein 1 isoform X2: MTGVSTHKGTQIGFKLLYQDAKEVMQIKTRMASHRIKYTDLSYRELEKVRQFRRDLIKTIPVAIIAIPPFANYLVFVLMYLFPRQLLIPHFWTPKRQVEYRQVYHSFRARHHWPLLKGLQQVSSQVKDSQLRSHLNHLCSKVQTGANPNASEILAVRGLFSGPPLGINRLSGDQMRQISSFLFLTPRLPGFLIKRRLLGHASELTLLDRALIRLGPHQLSDSEMRQACYVRGLNSDCVSTEKCREWLYQWLEISSSLKESEVSLLLHCLAFLSANYPNNGSHS, encoded by the exons GATTCAAGCTTCTCTACCAAGATGCCAAAGAGGTGATGCAGATAAAAACAAGGATGGCAAGTCATAGAATCAAGTACACAGATTTGTCCTATAGGGAACTGGAGAAAGTCAGACAG TTTCGCCGAGACCTGATCAAGACCATCCCAGTGGCAATAATAGCCATCCCTCCCTTTGCTAACTACCTAGTTTTCGTCTTGAT GTACCTTTTCCCCCGGCAGCTGCTGATTCCTCATTTTTGGACCCCAAAGCGGCAGGTAGAATATAGGCAAGTGTATCATTCATTTAGGGCCCGGCACCACTGGCCCTTACTCAAAGGGCTCCAGCAAGTGAGCAGCCAGGTGAAAGATTCTCAGCTACGGAGTCATCTTAACCACCTGTGCTCCAAG GTACAGACTGGAGCAAACCCCAACGCGTCTGAAATTCTTGCTGTTCGAGGCTTGTTTTCAGGGCCTCCCCTGGGTATAAACAGGTTAAGTGGTGATCAAATG AGACAGATCAGCTCATTCCTTTTCTTGACACCCCGCCTCCCAGGGTTCTTAATTAAACGGCGGCTACTTGGCCACGCTTCTGAGCTGACCCTGCTGGACCGAGCGCTCATCAGGCTGGGTCCTCACCAACTCAGTGACTCAGAGATGAGACAG GCATGCTATGTGAGAGGACTCAATTCTGATTGTGTTAGTACAGAAAAGTGTCGCGAGTGGTTATACCAGTGGCTTGAAATATCCTCTTCACTGAAAG AATCAGAAGTATCGCTACTTTTGCACTGCCTTGCATTTCTCTCCGCCAATTACCCAAATAACGGCAGCCACTCCTAA